The window AGCAGCGGCGTGGCGCTCTCGACCAGTTGCTCCAGCAGGCCGGCCACCGCGCGGGTGCGCAGCGGGATGGCTTCCAGCACCCGCTCGGCCAGCGCGATGAAGGCGCGGATCACGCGGTCGGCGCCGATCGCGCCGAAGTAGGCGTCACGCAGTTCGTCGCAGTACAGGCCCGGCAGCGTGTCGTCGCCGTCCACCAGCGCGGCGTGGGCCGCTCGGAACACCGCCAGCGCTTCGGCAGACATCGCCAGCGCGCCATCGCGGCCCTGCGTCGCCAGCACCGCATACAGCACCACGCGCTGCGAGGTGAAGCGCCGGCGCCCGGACAGGTTGATCAGCGTGCCGTAGACCTCGCCTGACAGCCTCAGCGTCGCCGGGGCACCGGTCTGGGGCCGGGTGGGTGCACGCTCTGCGTGCGTCGTTGTCGAACTCTGTGGCATCTTGCTCGGCGCGTGGCAGCCGCGTGGAAGCGTTGCCCCGAAATAGCAGGGTCCGTACCAGCGAGCGCACGCCCCGGGCCCTGCAGGCCGAGGGCGTGCTGTCCCGCACGGTGGCTGCCTCAGGCCGGCTTGCGCGGCGACGTGACGCGGTAGCCGCGCCCCGCGTAGTCGAAGTCGCCCAGTTCGAGCCGGGCGATGCCCTCGGCCTGCGGCGATGCATAGAAGGCACGGATCTCGCGGATCAGCCCCGAGGCGCGGTCGAACTCCACGCACTCGGCACCGCGCAGCACCTTGTCCTGGTTCGTCTTGAAGTGCGTCCACTCGATCGCCGCCTCGGCCGTCTCGGCGTCGATCACCAGCGCGTCGATCGTCCAGTACGAACCCAGCGTCTCCACCGCCG is drawn from Methylibium petroleiphilum PM1 and contains these coding sequences:
- a CDS encoding methyl-accepting chemotaxis protein; protein product: MPQSSTTTHAERAPTRPQTGAPATLRLSGEVYGTLINLSGRRRFTSQRVVLYAVLATQGRDGALAMSAEALAVFRAAHAALVDGDDTLPGLYCDELRDAYFGAIGADRVIRAFIALAERVLEAIPLRTRAVAGLLEQLVESATPLLAVLNRVTQVYEDLAKRQASTVKKQLMGVMGEIETIAKQARIVSFNAQVIAARAGDSGREFAVVSAELTQITGKLDGLVREAMRSSVA
- a CDS encoding nuclear transport factor 2 family protein, giving the protein MTAPTLSRAAMEKVIRTYYDGCNEADEAKMIACFVPEAVHYFPAGMYGGAFRGAAQIAHRWRTAVETLGSYWTIDALVIDAETAEAAIEWTHFKTNQDKVLRGAECVEFDRASGLIREIRAFYASPQAEGIARLELGDFDYAGRGYRVTSPRKPA